In Pseudomonas sp. LRP2-20, the genomic window ATAACCCAACCACGCTCAAGGATGTCGATGGCGAACAGAGTTTCGAGGGGGCCTTTGGCGAAGAGTTCAAAGTACTGGACAGCGTGCTCATGTTCCCAAAAATTTTTGAGGGTGAGCAAGCTGGCGTCGTATTCAAGGGCAATATTGAGGCGACTGCTGTTAAAAGAAGAACGACTGTGTTTTGGCAGCGTAATGTACCTGCCTATCAGCCAACTGAGTCGGAATCAATCATAGGTCCTGCTGGAGGTGTGCAAGATGTTTATGGGCCTGAAGCGCAGTACGCTCTGGGCATGCAAGTTACCGAGCAGTTCGCAAAGGACATCAAGCGTGGCACGTATTCCGTGGTGGCGGGGGGCAGTGAAATGCCATTGCTGGCAAGCAATCTCGATGAGCATTTCAACGTTCAACAACGAGGCGTCATTTCTACTATTGCCCATCAAGCGCATCTGGCCGATACGTGGAAGTTGCTACATGGTATTGAGCCTGTCGGAGGGCTCGTTGATGACTCTGGCTTGATGCGTGCAGCTTGGGTGCCGGCGCCTTCGTCGGAGCCTGAACACAAAATTCAAGTTGAAAAAGGAGAAAATCCTTTGGTTCGGGTTTCTTCAAGGCAAAGATATATGCTTAGGAATATTATATCCGGGGAATTGAATGGCAATCTGGACGTCATTACCGAGCAGGCCACTAGGTTGAGTTTGACGGTGGTTGATGGTGTGGATATTTATTCCCACCAAAGTGAGCACCCAACGGTGCAGGTAATTCGTATTGTGCACACCAGTGAACCGATTGTGCCAAGGCATTCGATGTATTCGAACTTAAGGTTCTGGAAGAGGAATAGTGCTCCGAAGGTATGATGCGTGGCACTTTTGTGCCAGGGCCCTTGCATCATCCTCGCCAGAAAAAAAGGAGAGCCAAAGCTCTCCTTTTTCATCAGCAACCCCTGGCGTCAGCCAATGGTCATCAGGCTGGCGTTACCGCCTGCAGCCGCAGTGTTCACACTCACTGCCCGCTCGATCACCAGGCGCTCCAGCGCAATCTGGTGATCCCCGCTGGACAGCCCGTGCACACCGACGATCGCGCCAGCGCGCTTGGCCACCTGCTGGCACACGCCGCGCAGCTGGTCGGAGTCGCCGTGGTGGATCACGGCGTCGAACGCCACTTCGTCCTTGTTCCAGTCCGTCACCAGCTTGACCTTGGTCTGCAGCTCCTTCGGCAGGCGAGCACGCAGGGCCTTGCCAGGTTCTGCGTCTGCCCACACCGCCGAGCTACCCACAGCCAGCACCGCGGCGAACTGCGCCAGCAGGTCGGCTTCGTTGTCTGCCAGGCACAGCACATGCTCGCGCGGCAGGATGGTGTAGGTGTTGCGCTCGCCGGTCGGGCCGGGCAGCAGGCGGGCGATGCCGCTCTGCGACTGGCTGGCGAACTGGTTGCACAGCGCGGCCAGTTCGGCCTGCTGGTTGCTCTCGGCCCAGGCCTTGAGGGTGTGTAGCGGCTTGATCAGCTGGTCGTGCAGGGCTCGATCCGGCTGGCCCGCACCATCCTGCTGCTGGAAGTGGCGGCCGATGGCGTCGGCCGGGCGGGTCGACAGCAGGCGGTACAGGTACAGCGGGCCACCGGCTTTCGGGCCGGTGCCGGACAGGCCTTCACCGCCGAACGGTTGCACGCCCACCACGGCGCCAACGATGTTGCGGTTGACGTACATGTTGCCGGCGTTGGCGGTTTCCACCACCTTGGCGATGGTTTCGTCGATGCGGGTGTGCACGCCGAGGGTCAGGCCGTAGCCGGAAGCGTTGATCTGCTCGATCAGCTGGTCGAGGTTGCGGCGGTTGTAACGCACCACGTGCAGCACCGGGCCGAAGATCTCACGTTTCAGTTCGTCGAAGCTGTCCAGCTCGATCAGGGTTGGCATGACGAAGGTGCCACGCTTGATCTCGGCAGCATCGGCAATTGCCACTTGATAGACCGAGCGGCCTTTCTCGCGCATACCCTGGATATGCTTCTCGATACCGGCCTTGGCTTCGGCGTCGATCACCGGGCCGATGTCCACGGCCAGGCGGTCCGGGCAGCCCAGGCGGCTTTCGGCCATGGCGCCCTTGAGCATTTCGATCACGCGGTCGGCGGAGTCTTCCTGCAGGCACAGCACGCGCAGGGCCGAGCAACGCTGGCCGGCGCTGTCGAAGGCGGAGGACACCACATCGATGACCACCTGCTCGGTCAGTGCCGAGGAGTCGACGATCATCGCATTCTGGCCGCCGGTTTCGGCGATCAGCGGGATCGGCCGGCCCTGGTTGTCCAGGCGCCCAGCGACGTTGCGTTGCAGCAGGCGGGCAACTTCGGTGGAGCCGGTGAACATCACACCTTTGACGCGCTCGTCACCGACCAGGCCGGCACCGACGGTTTCACCGCGACCAGGCAGCAGTTGCAGCACGCCTTCCGGGATACCGGCCTCCAGCAGCAGGCGCACGGCCTGGGCGGCGATCAGCGGGGTCTGCTCGGCCGGTTTGGCCAGCACCGGGTTGCCGGCAGCCAGGGCTGCGGCCACCTGGCCGGTGAAGATCGCCAGCGGGAAGTTCCACGGGCTGATGCACACCACCGGGCCCAGCGGGCGATGGGCGTCGTTGCTGAAAGCGTTGCGTGCCTGCACCGCGTAGTAGCGCAGGAAGTCGACGGCTTCGCGCACTTCGGCGATGGCGTTGGCGAAAGTCTTGCCGGCTTCGCGGATGAGCAGGCCCATCAGCGGCTGGATTTCGGCTTCCATCAGGTCGGCGGTGCGTTCGAGGATCGCGGCCCGCTCGGCTGGCGGAGTGGCCTGCCAGATTGGTGCAGCGTTCAGCGCGCACTGGATGGCATTGTCGACGTCGGCGACGGTCGCTTCCTGCACGTGGCCGACCACGTCACGGTGGTCCGCCGGGTTCAGTACCGGCACGGCTGCAGCTTCGCTGGCGGCGCAGGCCAGCAGCGGGGTGGCCTTCCAGTCGTTGTTGGCAGTGGCCAGCATGGCGCAGGACAGCGACGCCAGGCGGTGTTCGTTGGCCATGTCGATACCGGCCGAGTTGGCGCGGTCGCTGCCATACAGCTCGCGCGGCAGCGGGATGCGTGGGTGCGGCAGGCCGATGTTGCCCTCCTGGGTGCCCATGCGCTCGATGCTGGCGACCGGGTCGGCAACCAGTTCCTGGATCGAGATCGAGTGGTCGGCGATGCGGTTGACGAACGAGGTGTTGGCGCCGTTTTCCAACAGGCGGCGAACCAGGTAGGCCAGCAGGGTTTCGTGGGTGCCGACCGGGGCGTATACGCGGCACGGACGGTTCAGCTTGCCGTCGGCGACCTTGCCTACAACCTGTTCGTACAGTGGTTCACCCATGCCGTGCAGGCACTGGAACTCGTACTGGCCCGGGTAGTAGTTCTGGCCGGCGATGTGGTAGATGGCCGACAGGGTGTGAGCGTTGTGGGTAGCGAACTGCGGGTAGATGGCTTCCGGCACGGCCAGCAGCTTGCGGGCGCAGGCCACGTAGGACACATCGGTATACACCTTGCGGGTGTAGACCGGGTAGCCTTCCAGGCCCTCGACCTGGGCGCGCTTGATCTCGCTGTCCCAGTAGGCGCCCTTTACCAGGCGGATCATCAGGCGGTGGCGGCTGCGCTTGGCCAGGTCGATGACGTAGTCGATCACGTACGGGCAACGCTTCTGGTAGGCCTGGATGACGAAACCGATGCCGTTCCAGCCCGCCAGGGCCGGCTCGAAGCACAGGCGCTCGAGCAGGTCGAGGGACAGCTCCAGGCGGTCGGCTTCTTCGGCGTCGATGTTCAGACCGATGTCATATTGCTTGGCCAGCAGGGTCAGCGACAGCAGGCGCGGGTACAGCTCTTCCATCACGCGCTCATACTGGGCGCGGCTGTAGCGCGGGTGCAGCGCCGACAGCTTGATCGAGATGCCCGGGCCTTCATAGATGCCGCGGCCATGGGAGGCTTTGCCGATCGAGTGGATGGCCTGCTCGTAGGACGCCAGGTACTTCTGTGCGTCATGCTCGGTCAGTGCGGCTTCGCCCAGCATGTCGTAGGAGTAACGGAAGCCCTTGGCTTCGAAGCGGCTGGCATTGGCCAGGGCTTCGGCAATGGTTTCGCCGGTCACGAACTGCTCGCCCATCAGGCGCATGGCCATGTCGACGCCCTTGCGGATCATCGGTTCGCCACTCTTGCCGATGATGCGGGTCAGCGAGGAGGTGAGGCCGGCTTCATTATGGGTGGAGACCAGCTTGCCGGTCAGCAGCAGGCCCCAGGTGGCGGCGTTGACGAACAGCGACGGGCTGTTGCCCAGGTGCGGCTGCCAGTTGCCGTTGCTGATCTTGTCGCGGATCAGGGCGTCGCGGGTGCCTTTGTCGGGGATGCGCAGCAGGGCTTCGGCCAGGCACATAAGGGCCACGCCTTCCTGAGACGACAGGGAAAACTCCTGCAGCAGGCCCTGAACGATGCCAGCACGGCCGCCAGCACTCTTCTGATTGCGCAGCTTTTCGGCGATGCCGGCCGCCAGCTTGTTGGTGGCTTCGGCCAGTGGAGCGCTCAGGCGCGCCTGCTCGAGCAGCATCGGCACCACTTCCTGCTCGGGGCGACGGTAGGCGGCGGTGATCGCGGAACGCAATACCGACTGCGGCAGGATGCTTTCGGCGAACTCGAGGAAGCACTGGTGGGCGTGGTCTGGCTGGACCTCGCCAGCGTCGTCGACCAGGTTGTTGGCGTGACCGTTGAGTTCGGTCAGGGTGGCGCCACCCTCGAGCTTCTCCAGGTAATTGAAGATCGCTTGCTTGATCAACCAGTGCGGCGTGCGGTCGATGGACTGCGCAGCTGCCTTGAGTCGCTCACGGGTCGGGTCGTCAAGTTTGACCCCAAGGGTGGTCGTCGCCAATTTCTTATCCTCATTATTGCCACGGCTGTGGCTTAAGCTGCGCCAAGATTAGCTGTAGGCGAATTCGGGTGCAACCAGGTGCAACCCGAATTTCTTGAAGAAAAGGTGCAACTCGTCCGGCGACATTTCCTACAGCTAAAAAAGGAACTGCCTACAGTGCGTTTTCTTATGAAAAACGCGCTTTTTGCTCCCGAATGAAGCAAAAAAGCAGATTTTTCTGAAATGGCACGAGTGGGTGCAACTTGCAAATGAAAAATGGTTGCACCGACTTTGCGTTGTTGCATAGGATGCGCCGCCTGGGTGCAACCGTCTTCGATGAGGGTTGCGCATGAGATAAAAACAAACGCCAGGGCACACGCATGGGCAATCCACTAACGATCACCTTCGTGATCTACATCGCGGCAATGGTGCTGATCGGTTTCGCGGCCTATCGCTCCACCAACAACCTTTCCGACTACATCCTCGGCGGTCGCAGCCTGGGTAGCGTGGTTACCGCGCTCTCCGCCGGTGCGTCCGACATGAGTGGCTGGCTGCTGATGGGCCTGCCGGGCGCCATCTACTTCTCCGGCCTTTCCGAAGCCTGGATCGCCATCGGCCTGACCGTCGGTGCCTACCTGAACTGGCTGTTCGTTGCCGGCCGTCTGCGCGTGCAGACCGAGCACAACGGTGACGCACTGACATTGCCCGACTACTTCTCCAGCCGCTTTGAAGATAGCAGCGGCGTGCTGCGGATCATCTCGGCGATCGTCATCCTGGTGTTCTTCACCATCTATTGCGCCTCTGGCATCGTCGCCGGTGCCCGCCTGTTCGAAAGCACCTTCGGCATGCCGTACGAGACCGCCCTGTGGGCGGGTGCCGCGGCGACCATCGCCTATACCTTCGTCGGTGGCTTCCTGGCGGTGAGCTGGACGGATACCGTGCAGGCCTCGCTGATGATCTTCGCGCTGATCCTCACTCCTGTGATCGTGCTGATCTCCACCGGTGGTTTCGATACCACCTTCCTGGCCATCGAAGCGCAGAACCCGGCCAACTTCGACATGCTCAAGGGTGCCACCTTCGTCGGCATCATCTCGCTGATGGGCTGGGGCCTGGGCTACTTCGGCCAGCCGCACATCCTGGCGCGCTTCATGGCCGCCGACTCGGTGAAGTCGATCGCCAACGCCCGTCGCATCTCCATGATCTGGATGATCCTGTGCCTGGCTGGTACCTGTGCCGTGGGTTTCTTCGGGATCGCCTACTTCTCTGCGCACCCTGACCTGGCGGGCCCGGTCACCGAGAACCATGAACGCGTGTTCATCGAACTGGCCAAGATCCTGTTCAACCCGTGGATCGCCGGTGTGCTGCTGTCGGCCATCCTGGCGGCGGTGATGAGCACCCTGAGCTGCCAGCTGCTGGTCTGCTCCAGTGCCCTGACCGAAGACTTCTACAAGTCCTTCCTGCGCAAGAACGCTTCGCAGGGTGAGCTGGTGTGGGTCGGCCGCCTGATGGTGCTGGCCGTGGCCCTGATCGCCATTGCCATGGCGGCCAACCCGGAAAACCGCGTGCTGGGCCTGGTGGCCTACGCCTGGGCCGGTTTCGGTGCTGCCTTTGGCCCGGTGGTGCTGATTTCGGTGCTGTGGAAGGGTATGACCCGCAACGGCGCGCTGGCCGGTATCGTGGTCGGTGCGCTGACGGTAATCCTGTGGAAGAACTTCGACACCCTCGGGTTGTACGAGATCATTCCGGGCTTCCTGTTCGCCAGTATCGCCATCGTGGTTGTGAGCAAGCTGGGCAGCCCGTCGCAGGCGATGGTGCAACGCTTCGAGGCGGCTGATGCCGCCTATCACGCCGACAAGTGATCTGGCCAAGCCGGCGGCAGTTGCTGCCGCCGGCTGCAGGCGGGGTTACGATGTGATCGAAAATTTCAGCAGGGTGGCTTCGAATGCCTGGCTTTCCCTGGGGCGGATCACGGCCTGGTAATTGCCGGGGGCGCAATTGTCCAGGGTCATCTCCCAGGTTTCATTGCCGGAGGAAGGTACTACCAGTTCATCGCACTTGCCATTTGGGCCGGTCAGCTCAAGGACGGCGCTGTAAGGGGTGTTGATGGTGCCCAGGGTTCCGTGGAGCCTGGCTGTCGTTCCGGTTTTTTCGAGTTTGATGGAGGCTTTCATTTCAGTTACTCGTGGTTGAATGGAGCCATGAGTGTCACTGCATTGGATGGGTGAAACGATCTGGAAGCGTTCCCTTCCCCGCTGTCGACCGCCGTACCTGACGCCGTCATCGTGACAGGGTAAACTTGCTGCCCGCGCAGGAGTTGCCATGAACTATCGTCACGCCTTCCACGCCGGCAACCACGCCGACGTCCTCAAACATATCGTGCTGACCCGCCTCATCGCCCTGATGTCGCGCAAGGAGCAGCCGTTCGCCTACATCGACACCCATGCCGGCCTCGGTCTTTACGACCTGCAAGGTGATCAGGCGGCCCGCACCGGTGAGTACCTGGAGGGCGTTGCCCGCTTGTGGAACCGCGAAGACCTGCCGGCCATGGCTGCGGACTACCTGCGCATCATCAAGCGCCTGAATGCCGATGGTGAACTGCGCTACTACCCGGGTTCGCCCGAGCTCGCTCGCCGCCTGATGCGTCAGCAGGACCGTGCGCTGCTCAATGAAAAGCACCCGGAAGACGGGCCGCTGCTCAAAGAGAACATGAAGAAGGATCCGCGCGTGGTCGTGCACCTGGGCGAAGGCTGGCACGTGCCACGGGCCTTGCTGCCCGTGCAGGAAAAGCGCGCGATCATGCTGATCGATCCGCCGTTCGAGCAGGCGGACGAGCTCAAGCGCTGCACCACCTCGATGAAAGAGGCGATCGGCCGCATGCGCCAGACCGTCGCGGCCATCTGGTATCCGATCAAGGACCAGCGTTCGCTGACCCGCTTCTACCAGGACCTGACCAGCACCGGCGCACCGAAATTGTTGCGGGTCGAGCTGTATGTGCACCATCAGGACAGCCCGCAGGGCCTCAATGGCTCTGGTCTGGCCATCGCCAACCCGCCTTGGGGGCTGGAAGAAGAGCTGCAAGAGCTGTTGCCGTGGCTGGCCAAGGCGCTGGCGCAGACGGCTGGCAGCTTCCGCATGGACTGGCTGATCGCCGAATAATTGCAGGTGCCTGTGCCGGCCACGAGGCCGGCACAGGTTGCCGCGTTGCGCATAGGTTTGCGTTATAATCTCGCCCTTTAGCCGCCACCCGCCCATGAGGCCGCTGGCGCATCTCTACCGAATGAAGAGGCTAATCCCTTGGCATTGACGATTCTTGGCCTGTCCGGCGCCCTTAGCCATGACCCTTCCGCGGCCCTGTACATCGACGGCAAACTGGTTGCCGCCGCCGAAGAAGAGCGCTTCGTGCGTGACAAGCATGCGAAGAACCGCATGCCCTACGAGTCGGCGAAATTCTGCCTGGAACAAGCCGGCATCAAACCGTCCGACGTTGACGTGGTGGCCATCCCGTTCGCCCCGATCAGCCTGTTCGGCAAGGCCCGCTGGCACTACGCCAAGCGCTACTGGTACGCCCCGGACCGCGCCCTCGATGCGATCCTGATGGGCAACCGTCGCTACAAGCGCTATCGCAAGAAGATTGTCTGGTGCCTGGAGCAGCTGGGCTTCGACCCGAAGAAGGTCAAGATCGAGCCGGTCGAGCACCACCTGGCCCACGCGTCCAGCGCCTACCACTGCTCGGGCTTCAAGGAAAAGACCGCGATCCTCGGCATCGACGGCAAGGGTGAGTACGCCACCACCTTCTTCGGCTACGGCGAAAACGGCAAGATCCACAAGATCAAGGAATTCTTCGATCCGGACTCGCTGGGTGGCCTGTACGGCGCGATCACCGAATTCCTCGGCTTCGAGATGCTCGACGGCGAGTTCAAGGTCATGGGCATGGCACCGTACGGCGATGCCAGCAAGTACGACTTCTCCCGCCTGGCCAGCT contains:
- the putA gene encoding trifunctional transcriptional regulator/proline dehydrogenase/L-glutamate gamma-semialdehyde dehydrogenase, with product MATTTLGVKLDDPTRERLKAAAQSIDRTPHWLIKQAIFNYLEKLEGGATLTELNGHANNLVDDAGEVQPDHAHQCFLEFAESILPQSVLRSAITAAYRRPEQEVVPMLLEQARLSAPLAEATNKLAAGIAEKLRNQKSAGGRAGIVQGLLQEFSLSSQEGVALMCLAEALLRIPDKGTRDALIRDKISNGNWQPHLGNSPSLFVNAATWGLLLTGKLVSTHNEAGLTSSLTRIIGKSGEPMIRKGVDMAMRLMGEQFVTGETIAEALANASRFEAKGFRYSYDMLGEAALTEHDAQKYLASYEQAIHSIGKASHGRGIYEGPGISIKLSALHPRYSRAQYERVMEELYPRLLSLTLLAKQYDIGLNIDAEEADRLELSLDLLERLCFEPALAGWNGIGFVIQAYQKRCPYVIDYVIDLAKRSRHRLMIRLVKGAYWDSEIKRAQVEGLEGYPVYTRKVYTDVSYVACARKLLAVPEAIYPQFATHNAHTLSAIYHIAGQNYYPGQYEFQCLHGMGEPLYEQVVGKVADGKLNRPCRVYAPVGTHETLLAYLVRRLLENGANTSFVNRIADHSISIQELVADPVASIERMGTQEGNIGLPHPRIPLPRELYGSDRANSAGIDMANEHRLASLSCAMLATANNDWKATPLLACAASEAAAVPVLNPADHRDVVGHVQEATVADVDNAIQCALNAAPIWQATPPAERAAILERTADLMEAEIQPLMGLLIREAGKTFANAIAEVREAVDFLRYYAVQARNAFSNDAHRPLGPVVCISPWNFPLAIFTGQVAAALAAGNPVLAKPAEQTPLIAAQAVRLLLEAGIPEGVLQLLPGRGETVGAGLVGDERVKGVMFTGSTEVARLLQRNVAGRLDNQGRPIPLIAETGGQNAMIVDSSALTEQVVIDVVSSAFDSAGQRCSALRVLCLQEDSADRVIEMLKGAMAESRLGCPDRLAVDIGPVIDAEAKAGIEKHIQGMREKGRSVYQVAIADAAEIKRGTFVMPTLIELDSFDELKREIFGPVLHVVRYNRRNLDQLIEQINASGYGLTLGVHTRIDETIAKVVETANAGNMYVNRNIVGAVVGVQPFGGEGLSGTGPKAGGPLYLYRLLSTRPADAIGRHFQQQDGAGQPDRALHDQLIKPLHTLKAWAESNQQAELAALCNQFASQSQSGIARLLPGPTGERNTYTILPREHVLCLADNEADLLAQFAAVLAVGSSAVWADAEPGKALRARLPKELQTKVKLVTDWNKDEVAFDAVIHHGDSDQLRGVCQQVAKRAGAIVGVHGLSSGDHQIALERLVIERAVSVNTAAAGGNASLMTIG
- the putP gene encoding sodium/proline symporter PutP, with translation MGNPLTITFVIYIAAMVLIGFAAYRSTNNLSDYILGGRSLGSVVTALSAGASDMSGWLLMGLPGAIYFSGLSEAWIAIGLTVGAYLNWLFVAGRLRVQTEHNGDALTLPDYFSSRFEDSSGVLRIISAIVILVFFTIYCASGIVAGARLFESTFGMPYETALWAGAAATIAYTFVGGFLAVSWTDTVQASLMIFALILTPVIVLISTGGFDTTFLAIEAQNPANFDMLKGATFVGIISLMGWGLGYFGQPHILARFMAADSVKSIANARRISMIWMILCLAGTCAVGFFGIAYFSAHPDLAGPVTENHERVFIELAKILFNPWIAGVLLSAILAAVMSTLSCQLLVCSSALTEDFYKSFLRKNASQGELVWVGRLMVLAVALIAIAMAANPENRVLGLVAYAWAGFGAAFGPVVLISVLWKGMTRNGALAGIVVGALTVILWKNFDTLGLYEIIPGFLFASIAIVVVSKLGSPSQAMVQRFEAADAAYHADK
- a CDS encoding 23S rRNA (adenine(2030)-N(6))-methyltransferase RlmJ, producing MNYRHAFHAGNHADVLKHIVLTRLIALMSRKEQPFAYIDTHAGLGLYDLQGDQAARTGEYLEGVARLWNREDLPAMAADYLRIIKRLNADGELRYYPGSPELARRLMRQQDRALLNEKHPEDGPLLKENMKKDPRVVVHLGEGWHVPRALLPVQEKRAIMLIDPPFEQADELKRCTTSMKEAIGRMRQTVAAIWYPIKDQRSLTRFYQDLTSTGAPKLLRVELYVHHQDSPQGLNGSGLAIANPPWGLEEELQELLPWLAKALAQTAGSFRMDWLIAE